In the genome of Zygosaccharomyces rouxii strain CBS732 chromosome G complete sequence, the window GCTAAAGCATTTCTTCgttttccaagaaataAGTAGCTCGTGTGGCGTAATGGCAACGCGTCTGACTTCTAATCAGAAGATTGTGGGTTCGACCCCCGCCATGAGCTTGTTTCTTCTCCATTTCCGTGATAGTTTAATGGTTAGAATGGGCGCTTGTCGCGTGCCAGATCGGGGTTCAATTCCCCGTCGCGGAGATTACTTTTTGAACTAACCTTGGCGGTCATTTTTTTTGCTACCTTTTGATAGAAAACAATCGCTTGAAATGGGAGGTATACTGACTACTAGCGTTCCCTAATTCTCACTTCTCCCAGTGTTCTTTACATATATATGTCTTGACATTACTTTTATTTGCCGAATGTTTCTGCAAAGACCTCACTAGAAGTAAGGGTTTGAATGCGCTCAAGTAGAAGATATGTTCTATCTCACCATTTCATATGAAAATCAATATTTCCAACTACTAAATAtactttcttcttactgTCTTAGTGTACTTAATATGTGCTCCAAGTTAATGTTTTGTTGTTTAATGTCCGCATCTGAAAACGGAACAGGCAAGACTTCGACCCAGCTTAATAAACATGTGTCTGACAcaaatcaacaacaaagTAATAAGTTCTGATATGGTGCCACATGATGTGAATTGGCTACACCTTAGAGtttaaaaaataagaatcttttgaagatataACCATGTCTAAGTAATTAGCTTTTTCTAAAGCAGGAACAAGACCTCAAAGTGCCACTCGCTTTTAGTAACATCATCTACTTTAATTCGTTACTCAGTCACTGCTCCTTCTACATGCTTTATCATATTATAATATGATACCTATATAAACCAATATACTAGAGCAGCATCCCGGGCCCAGAGTGAAAAGACTTCATTCATACAGCGTATTTTTTAGTCCATTCTCGAGCTTGTGCTTCATACTTGGCTCTATCAGTTTTGTAAATATGTGCAATTTCTGGAACCAGAGGATCATCTGGATTTGCATCAGTCAAAAGTGAACAGATAGATAACAACACCTTAGAGATGGTCAAAGCTGGTGACCATTGATCTTTCAATATATCTAGACAGATGTTACCGTTGGCGTTGATGTTTGGATGGTATATTTTTGTAGTGAAGGCAATCTTTGGTGGTTTAAATGGATAATCGGTTGGGAAATGAATcgacaaaaagaaaacaccACCTGCATAAGGAGAGTCTGGTGGTCCCATTATAGATGCTTGCCAGTGGTAAACGTCATCACCGACTGGACCTGCTGAACATGAAGTAGGTGGATCTCTGTTGGTAAAAAAAGGAAACAAGGTTAGTACTCATGTCGAAACACACTATCGATttcgatttttttttctttaattaAAATCTAACATACCTTCCCAAATCGTTTAGTTCCTTAGTGATACGCTTCAAAGACATAATTTACTTTGACCAGTTTATCTATGCTATTTTGATGTCAAAAACGATAAGTCTACTAAATATGATAACAGTGGGTTATCAAACTTCTATACTTTTAtatcttttctcttttatAAAGAGTCTTAACAGTAACTGTTCAGTGGCAAAACcgtttttttcaacttgaATTTTCAAAGGCGCTGTAACTAAAACTCGCTGCCATTCGATTCCTGTCTCGGCGTTACGTTCCTTTTTCTcttatttttctttacaATTCCTCTAGTGTTCCGTATCTCATGACACTATTACGGTTACCCGGTGTTATCAGTGTTTATTACTCTAGTCAGGTGACAACGCTTCAACTAAATTACCAGTCTATTTACTAAGTGCATTTGGGACGTACGGGGATCACATTGTTCCTTTCGAAAAAATTAAGATACAGACTTAGCGCCGGGGGAAAAATCATCGGTTTATCCGAAGGGTTCCCgtttttgttcttttttctaTGACTTGATAGGCAAGATGGTTAAAATTACCTACAGAGGTCCGACGGAGGAATGTAATGCATGAGACTGCACCTCCATTTATGCACATACCCCGCGGAGCTACTTGTCCCAAAAATGTGATGCGTTATTCTTGAGATGTTCTCTGCATATATATACCAATTGGGCCACAGAATTCTTCTACTCTTTTCGCACgtcttggaagaaatgTCCAGAGTTAAGTATCATATAAGGACAAATTTTCTGGTTGTTATGTGAGCTGTATCAACTACTTAATTCGAGACAATAGGATCACTTTGGTTGTAATAAATTCAATATGATATACgttcaattgaaatcatAATAACAGTGGAAATTACTGACAGACGGATAATAAATTATAGATTTGGATTAAAAATACTACTGTTTCTAATGTTACCTCCCCTTCAACTTTTGCATTATCatattattcttttcacgTTTAGTTCAAAATGAAGTGTCTTGAGATAACGCATCTATCAAAGTAAACATCAAATGCggaacaagaaaaaaaaaaagatagCATTCACAGATTCTAGAGATTATGAATAATAATTAGGGCAAGGCGGATCTTATACTTTCCAGAATACCCTTACCATCGAATCGATTACTTCTCTACCTTTTGAACTAGTGTATTGGCATCCGGGTAACTTAATTGCACATGACTCGAcagaaaaattttaagCTATCAAAgaagcgatgagatgagaagcgatgagatgagatgagctaGTCATTATAAGAAACAGCGAGAATATATACAATCTTTCAAGTGTCTGCTAGCAATGAGCAATCCAGAATTCTCCTCTTTGAAGGAGAAAATCTCTGCTAAATTACAagatagtaataataagaaACTCAAAAAAtcagaaaagaagaagtcAAATAATAAGAACCCTCAAGATGATATATTGCGTAATGAAGCGCTATCGCTAGGAGCTACAGAGAATGATTTGGAACTTGTTCAAGGCTTAAGTGATAACGAAGACGCTAgtgaacaagaatttgatgagGCAGCCGATGCAGATACTGGATTCGAAGATGATTTGcaaaaatttatcaagaacATCGGATTAAACAAAAACGAAGTGGAAATCATTGAAGAGCCAGAGAAGGATGTtaagaaagatgaagataagGTGGATGATGCTAAGGATAAAGAGGAGGCCcaaaatgaagatgaagatgaagatgaaggcAACCCAGAATCCGATGAAGATGCACCCGCCGACGTTTCTGGTGAAGAATCCTCCGAGGAACAGCTTAGTTCtcaaaaagagaaagatgGATTCGTCGCAAGGGAATTTGTGATGGATTCTAACAAATTGACCGTCCCCTATGACACTCAATGGTATGATGTTTCATTAGATCCTGCCGTTGAACAAACCATCAAAGATGGTGATACTCAATTGACTGcagaacaaattgaaaagttgTATTCTCGTGGTAAGGAGGCTCTAGATGCAGACAATGCGACTTTCCAGGCGGAATTTGTCAAAGAATCTTCGAGACGTAAGTTCATGTCACAAATTTTGTCTAATGGTACTTTAAACGATAAAATTTCCGCATTGACCCTGTTGATTCAAGAGTCTCCTGTGCACAATCtgaaatctttggaaaCTCTGGTGGGATTCTGTAACAAGAAATCAAGAACATCAGTTTTACAGAGTGTTAATGCCCTAAAGGATCTTTTCGTTAGTGGTTTACTACCAGATAGAAAATTACGTCATTTCAAGAATCAACCAGGATTATCAATGATGTTAAACAAACGTACTTTGGCcatattttattttgaagatttccTCAAAcgtcaatttttcaacattttaGAATgtcttgaaaaattaacaCATGATGCTATTATTTATGTTCGTTCTCAAACCATTACCCACatctttgatcttttaacGGCTAAGCctgaacaagaatttaatCTTTTACGTCTCGGTGTCAATAAATTAGGTGATATCGATTCtaagatttcttcaaaggcATCCTACCAACTGTTAAAATTACAACAAGCTCACCCTAACATGAAAAGTGTAATTATCGATGCTATTGTCGATATTGCTTTGAGACCAAGTGCCGATTATCATACCACCTACTACTCAACAATTACACTAAATCAAACTATTTTGAAGAGAACGGAAGACGATGTGGCTAACAAGTTGATCAAGACGTATTTTAcactttttgaaaaattcttaatTAGCAGTGATTCATCGGAAGCTCAAAATAACCAAGGCGTGCAATCAAAGGTGCGCGGTTATGAATCTAAACGTAAAGGCAATGTCAAGAAAGGTAAACATGGTGGTAAAAGTGAGAAAAACGAAAAGACCGAAACTGATGTgattaatgaaaagaacaGTAAAATGTTTAGCGCTTTATTAACTGGTGTGAACCGTGCATTCCCCTTTGCCGTATTACCATCCCAAGTTTACGAAACTCATCTGGGAACgcttttcaaaattacccattcttccaattttaacACTTGTGTACAGGCATTGGTTTTAGTACACCAAATTGTTACTCGTGCTCAACTCGATAAAGATCGTTATTACAGAACTCTTTACGAATCTTTATTAGATGCTCGTCTAGTGTCATCGTCAAAACAGGGAATTTACTTGAATTTACTTTACAAATCTTTAAAGGAAGACGTCTCACAAGTGGAACGTGTAGAAGCAT includes:
- a CDS encoding uncharacterized protein (highly similar to uniprot|P15731 Saccharomyces cerevisiae YBR082C UBC4 Ubiquitin-conjugating enzyme that mediates degradation of short-lived and abnormal proteins interacts with E3-CaM in ubiquitinating calmodulin interacts with many SCF ubiquitin protein ligases component of the cellular stress response); this translates as MSLKRITKELNDLGRDPPTSCSAGPVGDDVYHWQASIMGPPDSPYAGGVFFLSIHFPTDYPFKPPKIAFTTKIYHPNINANGNICLDILKDQWSPALTISKVLLSICSLLTDANPDDPLVPEIAHIYKTDRAKYEAQAREWTKKYAV
- the MAK21 gene encoding RNA-binding ribosome biosynthesis protein MAK21 (similar to uniprot|Q12176 Saccharomyces cerevisiae YDR060W MAK21 Protein required for large (60S) ribosomal subunit biogenesis involved in nuclear export of pre-ribosomes required for maintenance of dsRNA virus homolog of human CAATT-binding protein) produces the protein MSNPEFSSLKEKISAKLQDSNNKKLKKSEKKKSNNKNPQDDILRNEALSLGATENDLELVQGLSDNEDASEQEFDEAADADTGFEDDLQKFIKNIGLNKNEVEIIEEPEKDVKKDEDKVDDAKDKEEAQNEDEDEDEGNPESDEDAPADVSGEESSEEQLSSQKEKDGFVAREFVMDSNKLTVPYDTQWYDVSLDPAVEQTIKDGDTQLTAEQIEKLYSRGKEALDADNATFQAEFVKESSRRKFMSQILSNGTLNDKISALTLLIQESPVHNLKSLETLVGFCNKKSRTSVLQSVNALKDLFVSGLLPDRKLRHFKNQPGLSMMLNKRTLAIFYFEDFLKRQFFNILECLEKLTHDAIIYVRSQTITHIFDLLTAKPEQEFNLLRLGVNKLGDIDSKISSKASYQLLKLQQAHPNMKSVIIDAIVDIALRPSADYHTTYYSTITLNQTILKRTEDDVANKLIKTYFTLFEKFLISSDSSEAQNNQGVQSKVRGYESKRKGNVKKGKHGGKSEKNEKTETDVINEKNSKMFSALLTGVNRAFPFAVLPSQVYETHLGTLFKITHSSNFNTCVQALVLVHQIVTRAQLDKDRYYRTLYESLLDARLVSSSKQGIYLNLLYKSLKEDVSQVERVEAFVKRILQVCSHWLNVGTVSGFFFLLLQLVQDVPQIRNLLINTPTDSEYQSDQEETEEPKKLPVYDSRKRDPKYAHADTSSLWEIIHFTQHYHPTVQTYVNAFLENDLNAVGKPDLGLFTLAHFLDRFVYRNAKQKTAQRGTSIMQPLFGGSQLSNSLIVRSSDRSAGGENIPVNAENWLDKRAEQVRPDEKFFYKYFTTKQKAAKSSKKDNKPKTTAKGDEDEEDLDEDQVWSALVKSQPDIEGDSSDGGDDMIGFSDMDSDDGEEEEELEEEEEEDEGGYPSFDENDEEDLPETILSFGSETEIVPSDNSDDDDEKANDENLLGNAKRPAPKSDEKGDKDKKQNKKRRLKELPLFASVDDYAHLLK